TCTGGAAGGTTCAGAAGGTGACCCAAACCTAACATGCTTATTTCCTGCTATTTAAATTCATAAATTTCCTAATATTGCCAGATATTTCCTAATATTGCCAGATATTTCCTAATATTGCCAGATATTTCCTAATATTGCCAGATATTTCCTAATATTGCCAGACACTAACAAAGGCATTGACAGTTAGAGAGGCTTCCTTTATGATGGACGCTTTCCCTCTAATGGAATTTAACGGAGGTACCAATGTACGCAATCATTCAAACTGGCGGTAAACAATACCGGGTTGAAAAGGGAGACACGATCGAAGTTGAGCTTCTCGGAACTGAAACTGGACCGGTCGAATTTAAAGAAGTTGTATTATTTAACGATGGGAAAGTCGCTCACGTGGGAATTCCCCATGTAGCAAAATGTCTGGTTAAGGGTGAAGTCATTGGCGACACCAAGGGCCCCAAAGTGGTTTCTTTCAAGTACAAGAGACGAAAGAACTACCGCCGCAAGGTGGGCCACCGACAAAAGTATAGCGTCGTAAAAATTACCGACATCGCAGCAGCTTAAGGAGAAATGAATGTCGCATAAGAAAGGACAAGGATCGAGTAGAAACGGACGCGATTCAAACGCCCAACGGCTAGGAATTAAGGCAACCCACGGTGAGTTTGTCACCGCAGGGAGCATTCTAGTTCGCCAACGAGGGACTAAGTGGCACCCCGCCAAGAATGTCAAGCGAGCAAAAGATGATACGCTCTTCTCGCTCATTGACGGGATTGTCCATTTCCGCAAAGGAAAAAATACCTTCGTTTCAGTTACCCCTACACAATAAACCATATGTGGGGGCGCTATGTTTACAGACTCGGTAAAGCTTAAACTTAGCGCTGGAAACGGCGGAACAGGGATCGTTGCCTGGAGACGGGAAAAGTACCTCCCCAAAGGGGGCCCTTACGGGGGCAACGGGGGGCGAGGTGGTTCCATCATCATCAAAAGCGATCCCCAAATTCACTCTCTCGATAGTTTTCGTAATCGTCGCCTCATCTCTGCTGAAAATGGACGCCCTGGCGCCCCTAATAACCAGCAGGGACGGAGTGGCAAAAATCTCATCTTAAAAGTCCCCTGTGGCACCCTCATCCGTGACAGTGAAACGGGAACCCTTATCTATGACCTCACCGAGCCAGGTGAAGAATTTCCCCTCTGCGCCGGCGGCCAAGGAGGACATGGGAACACTTTTTTCAAAACCCCGACTAACCGAGCGCCCAACAAATGCACCCCAGGAAAGGGGGGAGAGGTCAAGTCGGTCGAGCTCGAACTCAAGCTGATCGCCGACGTCGGCTTCATGGGATTTCCGAATGCGGGAAAGTCAACCCTACTCTCAAAGCTTGCCGCCATTGAGGTGAAGACGGGTGCCTATCCCTTTACCACCCTCAAGCCCAACTTAAGCTTCATCGAGTTTGACGACTTTTCTCGGATTTACATCGCCGATATCCCCGGCATCATCCCCGATGCTCATGAAGACCGCGGGCTGGGCCTTTCTTTTCTCAGACATGTCGAGCGCTCATCAACGCTGATCTATGTGATCGACATTTCAGGAGAAGAGGGGCGTGACCCTTACCAAGATTTCCTCACCCTGCGTGCTGAAGCCGAAGCGTACTCCCCCGAAATCTTGAAAAAGCCTTTCCTTGTTGCCCTCAACAAAGTCGATAAGGGAAATGAAGCTCACCTCGAAGCCTTTAAGGAGGCCTACCCCTTTCCTAAAGAGACTCTCTTTGAAATTTCTGCGCTCAAGGAAGAGGGACTTTCCCCTTTCACCGAAAAGATGCGCGCCCGTGCCCAAGAAGGCGGCAAAAAGTACCATTAATCGTTTGATCTTTGGTTGGTTTTGTGTTAAAATGAAAGCACATGAAGAATAAACCTCTTACAGTTTGTGGGGTTACCATTCAGCCAGGGGAAAAACTTACCCTAGCGATGCCAACACCCGAAATCTATACCTGTGCCCCTCTTCACATTCCGATGCATATCATTCATGGCAAAAAAGAGGGCCCACGCCTTCTGGTTTGTGCAACACTATATGGTGATGAGGTCAATGGAATCGATATTGTTGACCGTCTCCTTGGGCTTGCTTCTTTAAAAAATTTAAGTGGAACCCTCCTCTGCATTCCCGTAATGAATGTCTATGGCTTGATCAACCATAAACGCCTTCTTCCAGATGGGAGAGACCTCTCTCAAAGCTTCCCAGGATCTGAAGGGGGCTCCTTTGGAGCTCGATTGGCTCACCTTTTCTCAAGTGAAATTATCGATCATATGACCCACTGCATTCATATTCGATCAGGTTCTCGCCATACCTATAAACTCCCTCAGGTCTACTACCACCCAGAAGATCTTAAAGCAAAGTCGATGTCTAAAGCCTTTGGAACACCTGTTATGGTCACCTCAGAGGACAAAACAGGTTTTTTCTATTCGGAAACAGGAAAGCCTAAGGTTCCCACGATCATCTATGAAAGTGGAGAAGCTCTCCGGAGTGATGAGTATGCGATTAAGCTAGGAGTCAGAGGAATTGTAAAAGCCATGCGTGAGTTGGGGATGGTCCGGGTCAAGTCCAAAGTCCCAGAAGCTTCAGGGACCCCTTTTATTACAAAAAAGATGTTTTGGATCCGCTCTCCGCTCAGTGGCCTTTTTCACTTTGTTAAAAAGGTGGGAAAAATGACTGAAGAAGGGGAACGGATCGCAACGATCACCGACCCCTTTGGCTCGACAAAACGGTACGATGTCACAGCCCCTTGCGCAGGAATGATCACAGCAATTAATACCCATCCCCATGTTTATGAAGGACAGGGAATCATCGAGATGGCAGAGGTAGGACCTCCTCATGAATCTCCTATTGAAGTCCCTGATATTGAACCTAATGTGATTGACCACCACTCATGAAGCATCAGAAAACATTCACAGCAATCGGTTTTTTCATTTGGACCCTTGCTTCTCTTTTCTACCTTTATGAATTTTTTCTTCGGGTCTTCATTTCTACGATCTCCGATCAG
The nucleotide sequence above comes from Candidatus Neptunochlamydia vexilliferae. Encoded proteins:
- the rplU gene encoding 50S ribosomal protein L21, which produces MYAIIQTGGKQYRVEKGDTIEVELLGTETGPVEFKEVVLFNDGKVAHVGIPHVAKCLVKGEVIGDTKGPKVVSFKYKRRKNYRRKVGHRQKYSVVKITDIAAA
- the cgtA gene encoding Obg family GTPase CgtA, translated to MFTDSVKLKLSAGNGGTGIVAWRREKYLPKGGPYGGNGGRGGSIIIKSDPQIHSLDSFRNRRLISAENGRPGAPNNQQGRSGKNLILKVPCGTLIRDSETGTLIYDLTEPGEEFPLCAGGQGGHGNTFFKTPTNRAPNKCTPGKGGEVKSVELELKLIADVGFMGFPNAGKSTLLSKLAAIEVKTGAYPFTTLKPNLSFIEFDDFSRIYIADIPGIIPDAHEDRGLGLSFLRHVERSSTLIYVIDISGEEGRDPYQDFLTLRAEAEAYSPEILKKPFLVALNKVDKGNEAHLEAFKEAYPFPKETLFEISALKEEGLSPFTEKMRARAQEGGKKYH
- a CDS encoding succinylglutamate desuccinylase/aspartoacylase family protein — encoded protein: MKNKPLTVCGVTIQPGEKLTLAMPTPEIYTCAPLHIPMHIIHGKKEGPRLLVCATLYGDEVNGIDIVDRLLGLASLKNLSGTLLCIPVMNVYGLINHKRLLPDGRDLSQSFPGSEGGSFGARLAHLFSSEIIDHMTHCIHIRSGSRHTYKLPQVYYHPEDLKAKSMSKAFGTPVMVTSEDKTGFFYSETGKPKVPTIIYESGEALRSDEYAIKLGVRGIVKAMRELGMVRVKSKVPEASGTPFITKKMFWIRSPLSGLFHFVKKVGKMTEEGERIATITDPFGSTKRYDVTAPCAGMITAINTHPHVYEGQGIIEMAEVGPPHESPIEVPDIEPNVIDHHS
- the rpmA gene encoding 50S ribosomal protein L27, translated to MSHKKGQGSSRNGRDSNAQRLGIKATHGEFVTAGSILVRQRGTKWHPAKNVKRAKDDTLFSLIDGIVHFRKGKNTFVSVTPTQ